The DNA segment ACCCGCGGCGACGCCAAGGTGGTGTTCAAGGAAGATGGCGCCGGTTATCCGGACTGCTTCGACAAGAAAAACTACGGCCTGACCAAGGTGCCGCAGGTCAAAGGCTACCGCGGCTTCATCTTTGGCAGCCTGAACGCCGACGTGTTGCCGCTGGAGCAGCACCTGGGGCCGGCCGCGACCTACATCGACCTGCTGGCCGACCAGAGCCCGCACGGGCTTGAGATTCTCAAGGGCTCGTCTACCTATACCTTCAAGGGTAACTGGAAGATCCAGGCCGAGAACGGCGTCGACGGCTATCACCTGTATGCCACGCACGGCAATTACGTGATGACGACAGAGCACCGACGCAAGCTGCGCGGCGATGCCGACCCGGTCAAGGCCATGCAGGTCGGCGGCATCGACAAGAAGCAGGGCGGCTTCTTCGATCTGGGTCACGGCCACGTCATGCTGTGGGGGGATTTCCCCAACCCCACGGACCGGCCGAACTATAGCCAGCTGGCCGAGTACACGGAGAAATTCGGCGCCAAGAAGGCGCACTGGATGGTGGCGCGCCTGCGCAACCTGCTGCTGTACCCGAACGTGTTCGTGATGGACCAGACCTCGACCCAGATTCGCGTGTTCCGGCCCATTTCCGTGGACGAGACCGAGGTCACCATCTACGGCATCGCGCCTGTTGGCGAAAGCGCCAGGGACCGCACCCACCGCATCCGCCAGTGGGAGGATTTCTTCAACGCATCCGGCATGGCGACGCCGGACGACATCATGGAATTCACCCAGAGCCAGATTGCCTACAAGGGTCGCCTGGCGCGGTGGAACGACGTGTCGCGGGGTCTGAAGCACGTGCACTTCAACGAGCCGAACGAGGAAGCCGCCGCCCTGGGGATCGAAGTGCAGTCCTTCGGCACGCGGCTGGAGGACGAAGGGATCATGGCCGCCCAGCACCGCTGGTGGCTCGAAACCTTGAGCGCCAAAGGGGCAAACAGTTGAGCGCCGTCGCACGCCAGGAGGCGACCATGCCACAGGACCTCACACAGACCTGCGCCGATCTGCTGCACACCGAGGCGCGCAGGCTTGATCAGCGTGACTGGGATGGCTGGCTGGACCTGTACCTGCCCGACGCGACGTTCTGGATCCCGATGTGGGACACCGAATACGAACTGACCACTGACCCGCAAAGCCAGTTGTCGCTGATGTGGTACGGCGACCGCTCGGGGCTGGAGGATCGGGTGTTTCGCATCCGCACCGGCATGTCGTCAGCGTCGGTGCCGCTGCCGCGCACCGTGCACCAGATCAGCAACATTCTGGTGGAACCGCAGGCCAACGGTGACATCATGGTTTATGCCAACTGCCAGACCATGAGCTACCGGCACAAGACCATCGATAACTTCTACTGCCATTACGAGCACCGACTGCGGCCGGTGGCCGGCGGGCTCAAGATTGCGGCCAAGAAGATCATTGTCGCCAACGACCTGATTCGCGACGTAATGGATTTTTACAGGGTTTGAGTGCCCTCGGCCGGTTCCTTTGCCGTCAGGTCGACCAGTTCCCAGCGGCCATCGCGGTAGGCGTGCAACGGCCGGTAGCGGCTCTTGTAGCTCATCTTGTCGGACTCGGCGATCCAGTAGCCAAGGTATAGCCAGGGCAGGTCGCGCTGGCGGCATTCCTCGATCAGCCGCAGCACGCCAAAGGTGCCCAGGC comes from the Immundisolibacter sp. genome and includes:
- a CDS encoding aromatic-ring-hydroxylating dioxygenase subunit beta — protein: MPQDLTQTCADLLHTEARRLDQRDWDGWLDLYLPDATFWIPMWDTEYELTTDPQSQLSLMWYGDRSGLEDRVFRIRTGMSSASVPLPRTVHQISNILVEPQANGDIMVYANCQTMSYRHKTIDNFYCHYEHRLRPVAGGLKIAAKKIIVANDLIRDVMDFYRV
- a CDS encoding Rieske 2Fe-2S domain-containing protein, which encodes MDARSTAGNVNLAGYLDDRVEAGVVRVDRSIFTDPELFELEMERIWEGNWIYLAHESQIPNPNDFMTLFMGRQPVILVRSPEGEINAFINACGHRGTTLVREMRGNRADYSCPFHGWVFDTRGDAKVVFKEDGAGYPDCFDKKNYGLTKVPQVKGYRGFIFGSLNADVLPLEQHLGPAATYIDLLADQSPHGLEILKGSSTYTFKGNWKIQAENGVDGYHLYATHGNYVMTTEHRRKLRGDADPVKAMQVGGIDKKQGGFFDLGHGHVMLWGDFPNPTDRPNYSQLAEYTEKFGAKKAHWMVARLRNLLLYPNVFVMDQTSTQIRVFRPISVDETEVTIYGIAPVGESARDRTHRIRQWEDFFNASGMATPDDIMEFTQSQIAYKGRLARWNDVSRGLKHVHFNEPNEEAAALGIEVQSFGTRLEDEGIMAAQHRWWLETLSAKGANS